A stretch of Acidovorax sp. RAC01 DNA encodes these proteins:
- a CDS encoding dienelactone hydrolase family protein: MGQFVDLTSSDGVKVPAWVATPDGAPRGAVVVLQEIFGVNSHIRAVADRFAARGFLAVAPATFHRVQPGVELGYTGDDMQAGMGLKAAVEALPAPGVMPDIQAAIDYAAAQSGGKVGIVGFCWGGLLTWRAACELQGLSAAVPYYGGGVTTPDEVARTPKVPVLAHFGERDHWIPVDSVQAFARAHPGVEVHIYAADHGFNCDQRGSYDEAAAMVARDRTLAFFDRHLA; this comes from the coding sequence ATGGGCCAGTTTGTCGATCTCACTTCCAGCGATGGCGTCAAAGTTCCGGCCTGGGTGGCCACGCCCGACGGCGCCCCCAGGGGCGCCGTGGTGGTGCTGCAGGAAATCTTTGGCGTCAACTCGCACATCCGCGCCGTGGCCGACCGCTTTGCGGCGCGCGGTTTCCTGGCGGTGGCACCTGCCACTTTCCACCGCGTGCAGCCCGGTGTGGAGCTGGGCTACACCGGCGACGACATGCAGGCTGGCATGGGCCTCAAGGCCGCTGTGGAGGCGCTGCCCGCACCCGGCGTGATGCCCGACATCCAGGCCGCCATCGACTACGCCGCTGCGCAAAGCGGTGGCAAGGTGGGCATCGTCGGCTTCTGCTGGGGCGGCCTGCTGACCTGGCGCGCGGCCTGCGAACTGCAGGGCCTGTCGGCCGCCGTGCCCTACTACGGCGGCGGCGTGACCACGCCCGACGAAGTGGCCCGCACGCCCAAGGTGCCGGTGCTGGCGCACTTTGGCGAGCGTGACCACTGGATTCCGGTGGACAGCGTGCAGGCCTTTGCCCGCGCCCACCCGGGGGTGGAAGTGCACATCTACGCTGCCGACCACGGCTTCAACTGCGACCAGCGCGGCAGCTACGACGAGGCCGCCGCCATGGTGGCCCGTGACCGCACCCTGGCCTTCTTCGACCGCCACCTCGCGTGA
- a CDS encoding IS5 family transposase — MKQSSLGLSNTTKRTRKREFLDSMELVVPWAELVSLIEPYAPECGRRGQQPFSVQILLRIHFMQQWFKLSDPAMEEALHDVPAFRDFAGLSHWDEHIPSESSILRFRHLLERHKLAEQILATVNALLQAKGLQLKAGTVVDATLIAAPSSTKNQKGERDPEMHQSKKGNQWYFGMKAHIGVDADSGLVHSVRGTSGNVNDVVEANSLLHGQETDAFGDAGYQGVDRRPDANKNVRWHVAMRPGLRRALDKGNPVGVLIDQLERTKASIRARVEHPFRVIKQQFGYVKVRYRGLKKNTAQIVTLFALSNLWMARHKLLACRGQVRLQGA, encoded by the coding sequence ATGAAGCAAAGCAGCCTGGGACTGAGCAACACCACCAAGCGCACGCGCAAGCGTGAATTCCTTGACTCCATGGAACTGGTGGTGCCCTGGGCTGAACTGGTCTCGCTGATAGAGCCCTACGCACCCGAGTGCGGACGCCGGGGCCAGCAGCCTTTTTCGGTGCAGATCCTGCTGCGCATCCATTTCATGCAGCAGTGGTTCAAGCTCAGCGACCCAGCCATGGAAGAAGCACTGCACGACGTGCCTGCCTTTCGGGACTTTGCCGGCCTGTCTCACTGGGATGAACACATCCCCAGTGAATCGAGCATCTTGCGTTTCAGGCATCTGCTGGAGCGCCACAAGCTGGCCGAACAAATACTCGCTACCGTCAATGCGCTGCTGCAGGCCAAAGGGCTGCAACTCAAAGCGGGCACGGTGGTGGATGCCACGCTCATTGCCGCACCCAGCTCCACCAAGAATCAAAAGGGCGAGCGCGACCCCGAGATGCACCAAAGCAAGAAGGGCAACCAGTGGTACTTCGGCATGAAGGCCCACATTGGCGTAGATGCGGACTCAGGCCTGGTGCACAGCGTTCGAGGCACCAGCGGCAATGTGAACGACGTGGTTGAAGCAAACAGTCTGCTGCATGGGCAAGAAACTGATGCCTTTGGTGACGCGGGCTACCAAGGGGTGGACAGGCGGCCCGATGCCAACAAGAACGTGCGATGGCATGTGGCCATGCGCCCTGGGTTGCGCCGGGCTCTGGACAAGGGCAACCCTGTGGGGGTGCTGATCGATCAACTTGAACGCACCAAGGCCAGCATCCGGGCCAGGGTGGAGCACCCGTTCCGAGTGATCAAGCAGCAGTTTGGATATGTGAAGGTGCGCTACCGTGGGCTCAAGAAGAACACGGCGCAGATCGTCACGCTGTTTGCGCTTTCAAACCTGTGGATGGCAAGGCACAAACTGCTGGCCTGTCGGGGACAGGTGCGTCTGCAAGGGGCTTAG
- a CDS encoding amidohydrolase family protein, translating into MAAGYTGPLFDAHLHYNDEAWDGKAGPHPPADVLARMKASQVRGILANSRPNAGSLALAGLPQMREAGITVVPFVRLYRNRADYSTWFADETIHTMVLDELARGTPAGPYRGIGEFHLYDSANANGPVAQKLMALAEQRSLVVLAHVDDVAIDLLMAHTPSQGRSMQLIWAHTGIGGAPVERVDALMARYPGLLGELSYRPGLVCENDQLCPAWSALLLKYPDRFVIGSDTWVNQRWQYYESLMQGYRTWLGGLPPDVAQKVAWGNAARLFGLPARGPSGP; encoded by the coding sequence ATGGCGGCGGGCTACACGGGGCCGTTGTTTGACGCCCACCTGCATTACAACGACGAAGCCTGGGACGGCAAGGCCGGCCCGCACCCGCCGGCCGATGTGCTGGCCCGCATGAAGGCATCGCAGGTGCGGGGCATTCTGGCCAACTCGCGGCCCAATGCAGGGTCGCTGGCGCTGGCGGGCCTGCCGCAGATGCGCGAGGCCGGCATCACGGTGGTGCCCTTTGTGCGCCTGTACCGCAACCGCGCCGACTACAGCACCTGGTTTGCCGACGAGACCATTCACACCATGGTGCTCGACGAACTGGCCCGCGGCACCCCCGCCGGGCCCTACCGCGGCATTGGCGAATTCCACCTCTACGACAGCGCCAACGCCAACGGCCCCGTGGCCCAAAAGCTGATGGCCCTGGCCGAGCAGCGCAGCCTGGTGGTGCTGGCCCATGTGGACGACGTGGCCATTGACCTGCTCATGGCCCACACCCCGTCGCAGGGCCGCAGCATGCAGCTGATCTGGGCCCACACCGGCATCGGCGGCGCGCCGGTGGAGCGGGTGGATGCGCTGATGGCGCGCTACCCCGGCCTGCTGGGCGAGCTGTCGTACCGGCCCGGGCTGGTGTGCGAAAACGACCAGCTTTGCCCTGCCTGGAGTGCGCTGCTGCTCAAGTACCCCGACCGCTTCGTCATTGGCTCGGACACCTGGGTCAACCAGCGCTGGCAGTACTACGAAAGCCTGATGCAGGGCTACCGCACCTGGCTGGGCGGCCTGCCGCCCGATGTGGCGCAGAAGGTCGCCTGGGGCAATGCGGCGCGGCTCTTCGGGCTGCCGGCCCGCGGGCCGTCGGGGCCCTGA